GATTCTGTTGTTGGTGCTCCTACCTTATTTTTACAAGAACTTGTAGAAGTAGCAAAAGGAACAGATTTGAAAATCTCTGCTCAAAATTGTTTCTGGGAAAATTCTGGAGCATATACTGGTGAAACATCACCAGCTGCACTTAGTGATTTAGGTATCAATTATGTTATCATTGGTCACTCAGAACGTCGTGATTATTTCCATGAAACTGATGAAGAAATCAACAAAAAAGCAAAGATGATTTTCTCTAATGGTATGATCCCAATTCTATGTTGTGGGGAATCCTTAGAAACCTATGAAGACGGTAGAACTGTAGAGTGGATTGAAAAACAAATCAAAGCTGATTTAAAGAGTTTAACAGCTGGTCAGGTCTCTTCATTAGTCATTGCTTACGAACCAATTTGGGCAATTGGAACTGGCAAATCGGCTAATCCGGAAATTGCAGATAAGATTTGTGGTGTCATCCGTTCAACCGTTGAAAAATTATATGACAAAGAAACAGCAGAAAGTGTCCGTATCCAATATGGTGGTTCCGTGAAACCAGAAAATATTGCAGATTACATGGAAAAAGAAAATATTGATGGTGCATTGGTTGGTGGAGCTAGTCTAGAAACTGACTCATTTTTGGCTCTACTCAATGCAATCAAATAATCGAAATCAATTATAGGCCTATGTAAAAATTAATTATTCAGCCATGCGAAATAATTAACAATAAATTATAAAAAATGTTTGCAAGTTGTTCAATAATTCTCTAAAATCTTATTATGGGAGTTATCCTAAGTAAAGTATATTAACTATCAAAGGGGAGATAAGCAATGTCAATTATTACAGATATTTATGCTCGTGAGGTATTAGACTCACGTGGCAATCCAACAGTAGAAGTAGAAGTATATACTGAAAGTGGGGCTTTTGGAAGAGGGATTGTTCCTTCTGGTGCTTCAACTGGTGAATATGAAGCCGTAGAACTACGTGATGGTGACAAATCTCGTTATGGTGGTAAGGGAGTAACAAAAGCCGTTGATAATGTAAATAACATCCTTGCAGATGCAATTATTGGCTACGATGTACGCGACCAAATGGCAATTGATAAAGCAATGATTAAATTAGATGGTACTCCTAATAAAGCTAAATTGGGAGCAAATGCAATTTTAGGTGTCTCAATTGCTGTTGCACGTGCTGCTGCAGATTATCTTGAAGTGCCTTTATATCATTACTTAGGTGGTTTTAATACTAAAGTATTGCCAACACCAATGATGAATATTATTAATGGTGGTTCACATGCAGATAATAGTATTGATTTCCAAGAATTTATGATCATGCCTGTTGGTGCACCAACATTTAAAGAAGCCTTACGTTGTGGTGCAGAAATATTCCATGCATTAGCTTCTATCCTAAAAGGCCGTGGACTAGCAACATCAGTTGGTGATGAAGGTGGTTTTGCACCAAACCTAGCTTCAAATGAAGAAGGATTTGAAGTAATCATTGAAGCGATTGAAAAAGCAGGCTATGTTCCTGGTAAAGATGTTCTTCTTGCAATGGATGCTGCTTCTTCAGAATTTTATGATAAAGAAAAAGGCGTTTATGTTTTAGCTGATTCTGGTGAAGGTGAAAAAACAACAGATGAAATGATTAAATTTTATGAAGAATTGGTTTCTAAATATCCAATTATCTCTATCGAAGATGGCTTAGATGAAAATGATTGGGATGGATTCAAAAAACTTACGGATGCTTTAGGAGATAAAGTTCAGTTAATTGGAGACGATTTATTTGTAACAAATACTGAAAAATTATCAAAAGGAATCGAAAGAGGAATTGCAAATTCTATCTTAATTAAAGTTAACCAAATCGGTACTTTAACAGAAACTTTTGAAGCGATTGAAATGGCAAAAGAAGCTGGTTATACAGCAATTGTTTCTCATCGTTCTGGTGAAACAGAAGATTCAACAATTGCTGATATCGCTGTAGCAACAAATGCTGGCCAAATCAAAACGGGTTCCCTTTCACGTACCGACCGTATTGCAAAATACAATCAATTATTACGTATCGAAGACCAATTAGGCGAAGTTGCTGGATATAAAGGTTTGAAATCTTTCTATAACTTAAAAAATAAATAGTCACTGTTTAAATAAAGCTTAAAGGAACAGTTAATTGTTGATCAACTCTTCTGATACTCGGACGCAAAGTAGCAAGGAATAGCCTTGCTACTTTTTTTATTTAAAAAATTAAGAAGAAATTATAAATCTTAGCTATATTAAAAAGAAAAGTAGAGAAATAAAATTAAATTCCAATGATTTATTTTACTAATTTATTAAAGCCAGGAATGACTAAGGGAAATCAATATTTAACTAGTACTATCATTCAATTATTTATTATTACTCAAATAAACAATAAGTAAAAAATAGGTTTTTGATTTTTACTTTTCTATTTAAATGAAAGGAAATCTCTCTATTGTTATACATAAATGCTCTCTTTATTACTAGAATATGTAAATGAGACTAGAATAAAAAATGATACTACTTACAACCAATATAGAAAACGTTAAAATTTTTATATCCTGCATTGAATGTAGAGTATTTTTAGTAAAAATAAATTAATTATTGAAAGTAAACCAAGCATGGTTAGTTTGATT
The genomic region above belongs to Melissococcus plutonius ATCC 35311 and contains:
- the tpiA gene encoding triose-phosphate isomerase, with the protein product MRKPIIAGNWKMNKTAASAKEFVEDVKTKIPANSKVDSVVGAPTLFLQELVEVAKGTDLKISAQNCFWENSGAYTGETSPAALSDLGINYVIIGHSERRDYFHETDEEINKKAKMIFSNGMIPILCCGESLETYEDGRTVEWIEKQIKADLKSLTAGQVSSLVIAYEPIWAIGTGKSANPEIADKICGVIRSTVEKLYDKETAESVRIQYGGSVKPENIADYMEKENIDGALVGGASLETDSFLALLNAIK
- the eno gene encoding phosphopyruvate hydratase, producing MSIITDIYAREVLDSRGNPTVEVEVYTESGAFGRGIVPSGASTGEYEAVELRDGDKSRYGGKGVTKAVDNVNNILADAIIGYDVRDQMAIDKAMIKLDGTPNKAKLGANAILGVSIAVARAAADYLEVPLYHYLGGFNTKVLPTPMMNIINGGSHADNSIDFQEFMIMPVGAPTFKEALRCGAEIFHALASILKGRGLATSVGDEGGFAPNLASNEEGFEVIIEAIEKAGYVPGKDVLLAMDAASSEFYDKEKGVYVLADSGEGEKTTDEMIKFYEELVSKYPIISIEDGLDENDWDGFKKLTDALGDKVQLIGDDLFVTNTEKLSKGIERGIANSILIKVNQIGTLTETFEAIEMAKEAGYTAIVSHRSGETEDSTIADIAVATNAGQIKTGSLSRTDRIAKYNQLLRIEDQLGEVAGYKGLKSFYNLKNK